The Saxibacter everestensis genome has a window encoding:
- a CDS encoding vWA domain-containing protein, with product MGLTFWWLAIALAVTGAAIVWCLLRRGNRRGQAVPVAHSERLTALPLYRHKLRRYQRVLAATISITLVAGLSALAVAARPTERSTHTPEQHNRDIILCLDVSGSMLASDAAVAEKFAQLARKFDGERIGLTLFDSSAVSVFPLTDDYDFVAEQLSTLAKAFTNQDGDVDFYSGTGLGGGSSLIGDGLASCVQSFDRPTENRARSVVFATDNYVSGSPIYTLPQAAELARKEKVRVYGINPNDFSAGSHQAKEGAEMRNCMERTDGEYYALDDAKAVGEIVATVQEREASLLSSAPTLLIADRPTPSIILTLLGLIAFLVLVWRLKL from the coding sequence ATGGGCCTGACGTTCTGGTGGTTGGCGATCGCGCTCGCCGTCACCGGTGCGGCAATCGTCTGGTGTCTGCTGCGCCGCGGGAATCGTCGGGGTCAGGCCGTTCCGGTCGCCCACTCAGAGCGGCTCACCGCTCTGCCGTTGTACCGTCACAAGCTGCGAAGGTACCAGCGGGTGCTGGCCGCGACGATCAGCATCACGCTTGTGGCCGGGCTATCGGCGCTCGCCGTCGCGGCACGCCCAACGGAGCGCAGCACCCACACACCGGAGCAACACAACCGGGACATCATCCTGTGCCTGGACGTCTCCGGCTCGATGCTGGCCTCGGACGCAGCCGTTGCCGAAAAGTTCGCCCAGCTTGCCAGGAAGTTCGACGGAGAGCGGATCGGGCTGACGCTGTTCGACAGCTCCGCTGTCTCGGTATTTCCGCTGACCGACGACTACGACTTCGTCGCCGAGCAGCTCAGCACCCTCGCCAAGGCGTTCACAAACCAGGATGGCGACGTCGACTTCTACTCCGGTACCGGCCTCGGCGGCGGCTCATCGCTGATTGGCGACGGCCTGGCATCCTGCGTGCAATCATTTGACCGGCCAACCGAGAACAGGGCCCGATCGGTGGTCTTCGCCACAGACAACTACGTCAGCGGCAGTCCGATCTACACGCTCCCTCAGGCCGCGGAACTCGCCAGGAAGGAAAAGGTCCGGGTATATGGCATCAATCCCAACGACTTTTCCGCCGGCAGCCACCAGGCGAAGGAAGGCGCCGAGATGAGGAACTGCATGGAACGCACCGATGGCGAGTATTACGCGCTGGATGACGCGAAGGCGGTCGGTGAGATTGTCGCAACCGTGCAGGAACGTGAGGCATCCCTGCTCAGCTCCGCGCCGACTCTCCTGATCGCGGACCGGCCAACGCCATCGATCATTCTCACCCTCCTTGGGCTGATCGCATTTCTGGTTCTGGTCTGGAGGCTGAAGCTATGA
- the nrdH gene encoding glutaredoxin-like protein NrdH translates to MMITVYTKPACVQCNATYRALDAKGVEYKSIDISEDLNALDVVKAMGYMQAPVVVTDNDHWSGFRPDKIDALARSAATNVA, encoded by the coding sequence ATGATGATTACGGTCTACACAAAGCCGGCCTGCGTTCAGTGCAACGCTACCTACCGCGCCCTCGATGCCAAGGGCGTCGAATACAAGAGCATTGACATCAGTGAGGATCTCAATGCCCTGGACGTCGTGAAGGCGATGGGGTACATGCAGGCCCCCGTTGTTGTGACCGATAACGATCACTGGTCGGGTTTCCGTCCGGACAAGATCGATGCTCTAGCGCGATCGGCAGCTACGAACGTGGCATGA
- a CDS encoding enoyl-CoA hydratase/isomerase family protein: MTTDTATAAGAELQLTADNGLARITLNRPRAINALNQPMIAGIVDSLEAWRNDDSVAAVLIDGAGERGLCAGGDIRVIYEDVKSGGNESRWFWRDEYAMNVAISEYPKPYIALMDGLVMGGGVGVSAHGSIRIVTERSKVGMPETGIGFAPDVGGTYLLSRAPGQLGTHLALSGLTAGPADAIACGLADTFVSSERLADLRAALAANPGQAAAIVADFASEPGPTPFLDAQEWIDECYGSDSVEQIVERLGSHPDAEARNTAEILLTKAPTSLKVTLASLRAARSMTLREVIEQEYRVSVALTERPDLVEGVRAQIIDKDRNPQWSPAFLPEVTSADVDAILNTDTAEGVFG, translated from the coding sequence ATGACGACTGACACTGCTACTGCCGCTGGAGCCGAGCTCCAGCTGACGGCAGACAACGGCCTCGCACGAATCACCTTGAACCGGCCGCGAGCTATCAACGCTCTTAACCAGCCGATGATCGCCGGCATCGTCGATTCGCTTGAGGCCTGGCGCAACGATGACTCGGTTGCCGCGGTGCTTATCGACGGCGCAGGCGAACGCGGTCTGTGTGCCGGAGGCGACATCAGGGTGATCTACGAAGACGTTAAATCCGGCGGCAACGAATCCCGCTGGTTCTGGCGCGACGAGTACGCCATGAATGTCGCGATTTCCGAGTACCCGAAGCCCTACATTGCCCTGATGGACGGCCTGGTGATGGGTGGCGGTGTCGGCGTCTCTGCCCACGGCAGCATCCGGATAGTGACGGAGCGCTCGAAAGTAGGAATGCCGGAAACGGGTATCGGCTTCGCACCCGATGTCGGCGGCACATATCTGTTGTCGAGGGCCCCGGGCCAGCTCGGCACGCACCTGGCACTGTCCGGACTCACCGCCGGTCCTGCCGACGCAATCGCCTGCGGACTCGCGGACACGTTTGTCTCCTCCGAAAGGCTGGCTGACCTGAGGGCGGCCCTCGCCGCGAATCCGGGCCAAGCCGCCGCCATCGTGGCGGACTTCGCCAGTGAACCGGGTCCGACACCATTCCTGGACGCCCAGGAATGGATCGACGAGTGTTACGGCTCAGACAGCGTTGAGCAGATCGTGGAACGCCTAGGCTCTCATCCCGATGCCGAAGCCCGGAATACGGCGGAGATATTGCTGACCAAAGCACCAACATCGCTGAAGGTGACACTTGCGTCACTGCGAGCTGCGCGTTCGATGACGTTGCGTGAGGTGATCGAGCAGGAGTACCGGGTTTCGGTGGCCCTGACGGAACGGCCTGATCTGGTCGAAGGCGTCCGGGCGCAGATTATCGACAAAGACCGCAATCCGCAGTGGAGTCCGGCGTTTTTGCCCGAGGTGACGTCTGCCGACGTCGATGCGATTCTGAATACCGATACGGCTGAGGGAGTTTTCGGATGA
- a CDS encoding enoyl-CoA hydratase, whose protein sequence is MTETLIVERDAAGFAVVTINRPKALNALNLQVLEELAATLSELDSDRSVSATVLTGSEKAFAAGADIKEMKDLSYSEAYARDWFAGWDAVGRTRKPIIAAVAGYALGGGCELAMMCDILLAADTAKFGQPEIKLGVLPGMGGSQRLTKAVGKAKAMELCLTGRMMDAEEAERAGLVSRIVPADDLLDDAKKTATLIASMSIPATMMVKESVNRAFETSLAEGILFERRVFHAAFATNDQKEGMAAFSEKREANFSND, encoded by the coding sequence ATGACCGAGACACTTATCGTCGAGCGTGACGCGGCAGGCTTCGCCGTGGTCACCATCAACCGACCGAAGGCACTTAACGCGCTCAATCTGCAGGTGCTGGAGGAACTCGCCGCGACCCTTTCCGAGCTGGATTCGGACAGGTCGGTGTCGGCCACCGTGCTGACCGGATCCGAGAAAGCCTTCGCGGCCGGTGCCGACATCAAGGAGATGAAAGACCTCAGCTACTCGGAAGCCTACGCCCGCGACTGGTTTGCCGGCTGGGATGCAGTGGGTCGTACCCGCAAGCCGATTATCGCGGCCGTCGCAGGGTACGCCCTCGGCGGTGGCTGCGAGCTGGCGATGATGTGCGACATCCTGCTGGCAGCCGACACGGCAAAATTCGGCCAGCCGGAAATCAAGCTCGGAGTCCTGCCGGGCATGGGCGGATCCCAGCGTCTGACCAAGGCGGTGGGAAAGGCAAAGGCGATGGAGCTGTGCCTGACCGGGCGGATGATGGACGCGGAAGAAGCCGAACGCGCCGGACTGGTTTCCCGGATCGTGCCGGCGGATGATCTGCTCGATGATGCGAAGAAGACGGCGACGCTGATCGCCTCGATGTCGATTCCCGCAACCATGATGGTCAAGGAAAGCGTCAATCGTGCCTTCGAGACATCGCTAGCCGAGGGCATCCTGTTCGAGCGCCGGGTATTCCACGCAGCCTTCGCGACGAATGACCAGAAAGAGGGCATGGCCGCGTTCTCCGAAAAGCGAGAGGCAAATTTCAGCAACGACTAG
- the nrdE gene encoding class 1b ribonucleoside-diphosphate reductase subunit alpha, protein MLNLYDENGKIQFDMDREAAHQYFLQHVNQNTVFFHDFDERLDYLIKNDYYERDILDKYSRNFIRELNDFAYSKKFRFQTFLGAFKFYTSYTLRTFDGKRYLERYEDRVTMVALGLAQGDETLARNLVEEIIGGRFQPATPTFLNTGKKQRGELVSCFLLRIEDNMESIGRSINSALQLSKRGGGVAFSLTNIREVGAPIKQIENQSSGVIPVMKLLEDSFSYANQLGARQGAGAVYLHAHHPDIYRFLDTKRENADEKIRIKTLSLGVVIPDITFELAKKDEDMYLFSPYDVERVYGMPFTDVSVTEKYYEMVDDSRIKKTKIKAREFFQTLAEIQFESGYPYIMYEDTVNRANPIKGKITMSNLCSEILQVSTPTTYKDDLSYDVIGKDISCNLGSLNIALTMDSPDFGKTVETAIRGLSAVSDMSHIGSVPSIEKGNDVSHAIGLGQMNLHGYLARERIHYGSEEGLDFTNIYFYSIVFHALRASNRIAIERGEYFEGFPDSKYASGEYFEKYTERVWEPKTERVTNLFASAGIPIPTQEDWLELKASIMKHGIYNQNLQAVPPTGSISYINNSTSSIHPVASKIEIRKEGKIGRVYYPAPFLTNDNLDYYQDAYEVGYEKIIDTYAEATQHVDQGLSLTLFFMDTATTRDINKAQIYAWKKGIKTVYYIRLRQLALDGTEVEGCVSCML, encoded by the coding sequence ATGCTCAATCTTTACGATGAGAACGGCAAAATTCAGTTCGACATGGATCGCGAAGCTGCGCATCAGTACTTCCTGCAGCACGTCAACCAGAACACCGTGTTCTTCCACGACTTCGACGAGCGGCTCGACTACCTGATCAAGAACGACTACTACGAGCGCGACATCCTCGACAAGTACTCCCGGAACTTCATCCGGGAGCTCAACGATTTCGCCTATTCCAAGAAGTTCCGGTTCCAGACCTTCCTGGGTGCGTTCAAGTTCTACACCTCTTACACGCTGCGTACCTTCGACGGCAAGCGCTACCTGGAGCGCTATGAGGACCGGGTCACGATGGTTGCCCTCGGCCTGGCCCAGGGTGATGAGACGCTGGCCAGGAACCTGGTGGAAGAGATCATCGGCGGACGGTTCCAGCCTGCGACGCCGACCTTTCTCAATACGGGCAAGAAGCAGCGCGGCGAACTGGTCTCCTGCTTCCTGCTGCGTATCGAAGACAACATGGAATCCATCGGCCGGTCGATCAACTCCGCCCTGCAGCTATCGAAGCGCGGCGGCGGGGTAGCGTTCAGCCTGACCAACATCCGCGAAGTCGGCGCGCCGATCAAGCAGATCGAGAACCAGTCGTCGGGCGTCATTCCGGTAATGAAGCTGCTCGAGGACTCCTTCTCCTATGCCAACCAGCTCGGTGCCCGCCAGGGAGCCGGCGCGGTCTACCTGCATGCTCACCACCCTGACATTTACCGGTTCCTGGATACCAAGCGCGAGAACGCGGACGAGAAGATCAGAATCAAGACGTTGTCCCTCGGCGTCGTGATCCCGGACATCACATTCGAGCTGGCGAAGAAGGATGAGGACATGTACCTCTTCTCGCCGTACGATGTCGAGCGGGTGTACGGTATGCCGTTCACCGATGTGTCGGTCACCGAGAAGTACTACGAGATGGTCGACGATTCCCGGATCAAGAAGACCAAGATCAAGGCCCGTGAGTTCTTCCAGACGCTGGCCGAGATCCAGTTCGAATCCGGTTACCCGTACATCATGTACGAAGACACCGTGAACCGGGCGAACCCGATCAAGGGCAAGATCACGATGAGCAACCTGTGCTCGGAAATCCTGCAGGTGTCGACGCCGACGACGTACAAGGACGACCTCTCGTACGACGTGATCGGCAAGGACATCTCATGCAACCTGGGTTCGCTGAACATAGCGCTGACCATGGACTCGCCGGATTTCGGCAAGACAGTTGAAACGGCGATTCGGGGTCTCAGCGCGGTGTCGGACATGAGCCACATCGGTTCGGTCCCGTCGATCGAAAAGGGCAATGACGTCTCGCACGCCATCGGTCTCGGTCAGATGAACCTGCACGGCTACCTGGCCCGGGAACGGATCCACTACGGTTCCGAAGAGGGCCTGGACTTCACGAACATCTACTTCTACTCCATCGTGTTCCATGCCCTGCGTGCATCGAACCGGATCGCCATCGAGCGCGGCGAGTACTTCGAAGGGTTCCCGGACTCGAAGTACGCGTCGGGGGAGTACTTCGAGAAGTACACCGAGCGGGTGTGGGAACCCAAGACCGAGCGGGTCACGAACCTGTTCGCCTCCGCCGGTATCCCGATCCCGACCCAGGAAGACTGGCTCGAGCTCAAGGCTTCAATCATGAAGCACGGCATCTACAACCAGAACCTGCAGGCTGTCCCGCCGACCGGCTCCATCTCGTACATCAACAACTCGACGTCTTCGATCCACCCGGTGGCATCGAAGATCGAGATCCGCAAGGAAGGCAAGATCGGCCGGGTCTACTACCCAGCGCCCTTCCTGACCAACGACAACCTGGACTATTACCAGGATGCATACGAGGTCGGCTACGAGAAGATCATCGACACATACGCCGAAGCCACGCAGCACGTCGATCAGGGTCTATCGCTGACGCTGTTCTTCATGGATACCGCAACCACGCGCGATATCAACAAGGCGCAGATCTATGCCTGGAAGAAGGGCATCAAGACCGTTTACTACATCCGACTGCGTCAGCTCGCACTCGATGGCACCGAAGTTGAGGGCTGCGTCTCCTGCATGCTCTAA
- the nrdI gene encoding class Ib ribonucleoside-diphosphate reductase assembly flavoprotein NrdI, whose amino-acid sequence MSLIYFSSVSANTHRFVTKLGRDARRLPLFTKEETLDAGDPFVLVTPTYGGVQGGSVPKQVIKFLNQERNRSLIRGVIGSGNTNFGAEYCKAADIIAAKCRVPRLYRFELMGTDEDLRIVDQGLDQFWTQQSQSAK is encoded by the coding sequence ATGAGCCTGATCTACTTCTCAAGTGTTTCTGCCAACACGCACCGCTTCGTAACGAAGCTCGGGCGGGATGCTCGCCGCCTGCCGCTTTTCACCAAAGAAGAAACCCTGGACGCCGGGGATCCGTTCGTGCTTGTCACACCAACGTACGGCGGTGTCCAGGGTGGTTCAGTTCCTAAGCAGGTCATAAAGTTCCTCAACCAGGAGCGTAACCGTTCCCTGATCAGGGGAGTCATCGGCTCAGGCAACACCAACTTCGGGGCCGAATATTGCAAGGCGGCCGACATCATTGCAGCAAAGTGCCGGGTGCCTCGCCTCTATCGTTTCGAACTCATGGGGACAGACGAAGATCTCCGTATCGTCGATCAAGGATTGGATCAGTTTTGGACACAACAGTCGCAGAGCGCGAAATAG
- the nrdF gene encoding class 1b ribonucleoside-diphosphate reductase subunit beta, which translates to MSEKLKLVDHVSAINWNRVQDEKDAEVWDRLVGNFWLPEKVPLSNDVQSWATLTPEEQTLTMRVFTGLTLLDTIQGTVGAISLIPDAITPHEEAVYTNIAFMESVHAKSYSSIFSTLCSTREIDDAFRWSSENEYLQRKAEIVLSYYRGDEPLKRKVASTLLESFLFYSGFYLPMYWSSRAKLTNTADLIRLIIRDEAVHGYYIGYKFQKGLEKVDEAKREEIKNYTFDLLFELYENEVQYTQDLYDEVGLTEDVKHFLHYNANKALMNLGYEAMFPSSVTKVNPAILSALSPNADENHDFFSGSGSSYVIGKAVNTEDDDWDF; encoded by the coding sequence GTGTCTGAAAAACTAAAGCTCGTCGATCACGTTTCGGCGATCAACTGGAACCGCGTGCAGGATGAGAAGGACGCCGAGGTCTGGGATCGGCTGGTCGGCAACTTCTGGCTGCCGGAGAAGGTTCCGCTCAGCAACGACGTCCAGTCGTGGGCAACTCTCACGCCGGAGGAACAGACGCTCACCATGCGGGTGTTCACCGGGCTGACCCTGCTCGACACGATCCAGGGCACCGTTGGCGCTATCAGCCTGATCCCGGATGCGATCACCCCGCACGAAGAGGCGGTTTACACGAACATAGCGTTCATGGAGTCGGTGCACGCGAAGTCGTATTCATCGATCTTCTCGACGCTCTGCTCCACCCGTGAGATCGATGACGCCTTCCGCTGGTCGTCCGAGAACGAGTATCTGCAGCGGAAGGCGGAAATCGTCCTGTCGTACTACCGGGGCGATGAACCGCTGAAGCGCAAGGTCGCCTCGACTCTGCTCGAATCGTTCCTGTTCTATTCCGGCTTCTACCTGCCGATGTACTGGTCATCCCGGGCCAAGCTCACGAACACGGCCGACCTGATCCGGTTGATCATTCGTGATGAAGCCGTGCACGGCTACTACATCGGCTACAAGTTCCAGAAAGGACTTGAAAAGGTCGACGAAGCCAAGCGGGAAGAGATCAAGAACTACACCTTCGACCTGCTCTTCGAGTTGTACGAGAATGAAGTTCAGTACACGCAGGACCTCTACGATGAGGTGGGCCTGACCGAGGACGTCAAGCACTTCCTGCATTACAACGCCAACAAGGCGCTGATGAACCTCGGCTATGAGGCGATGTTCCCGTCGTCTGTCACCAAGGTGAACCCGGCGATCCTTTCGGCCTTGTCGCCGAACGCGGACGAGAACCACGACTTCTTTTCCGGCTCCGGATCGTCGTACGTTATCGGCAAGGCGGTCAACACCGAAGACGACGACTGGGACTTCTAG
- a CDS encoding AAA family ATPase, whose translation MNQQLTASRHPARQPSAMPGYLPQPASPTYARDILQTVLDAYDVKVVGQAGLRETLLLGLLTGGHVLLESVPGLAKTTAATTLAEATGGTFSRIQCTPDLLPSDIVGTQIYDAAKGTFVTALGPVHANYVLLDEINRSSAKTQSAMLEAMQEGQTSVGGTIYALPQPFLVLATQNPIEQEGTYQLPEAQLDRFMLKDVLDYPTPAEEAEVLRRIDSGVYDDNTETLAAIGNDQVLELRRLAQAVYIDPAISKYIVNLVFVSRNASKYLPGGLARYIEFGASPRASIAFSRAARALALLAGRDFVIPEDVKRLAHRVLRHRILLGFEAAADNLRVETIIDAITASVPTP comes from the coding sequence GTGAATCAGCAGCTCACCGCGTCGCGCCATCCAGCGCGCCAGCCGTCGGCCATGCCCGGCTACTTGCCACAACCGGCCTCACCTACCTATGCCCGCGACATCCTCCAGACGGTGCTGGATGCCTACGACGTCAAGGTCGTCGGGCAGGCCGGCCTGCGGGAGACGCTGCTGCTCGGCCTGCTCACCGGAGGCCACGTGCTGCTGGAAAGCGTGCCTGGCCTGGCAAAGACGACGGCGGCGACGACGCTCGCCGAGGCTACCGGTGGCACGTTCAGCCGGATTCAGTGCACGCCGGACCTGCTGCCGAGCGACATCGTCGGCACCCAGATCTATGATGCCGCCAAGGGGACCTTCGTCACCGCACTCGGGCCGGTACATGCCAATTACGTTTTGCTCGATGAGATCAACCGATCCAGCGCGAAGACGCAGAGCGCGATGCTCGAGGCGATGCAGGAGGGGCAGACAAGTGTCGGCGGCACCATCTACGCGCTGCCCCAGCCCTTCCTCGTGCTGGCTACCCAGAATCCGATCGAGCAGGAGGGTACGTACCAGCTACCGGAGGCACAACTCGACCGCTTCATGCTCAAGGACGTGCTCGACTATCCGACCCCGGCAGAAGAAGCCGAGGTTCTGCGACGGATCGACAGTGGCGTGTACGACGACAACACGGAGACGCTTGCCGCCATCGGCAACGATCAGGTCCTGGAACTGCGACGGCTTGCCCAGGCTGTTTACATCGACCCGGCGATCAGCAAGTACATAGTCAACCTGGTATTCGTCAGTCGGAACGCCTCTAAATACCTGCCGGGCGGATTGGCACGCTACATAGAGTTCGGCGCGAGTCCACGTGCCAGCATCGCATTCAGCCGTGCGGCCCGCGCCCTCGCCCTGCTCGCGGGCCGCGACTTCGTTATCCCCGAGGACGTCAAGCGGCTCGCGCACCGGGTGCTGCGCCATCGTATTCTCCTCGGCTTCGAGGCGGCCGCCGATAACCTCCGGGTTGAAACCATCATCGACGCGATCACCGCGTCCGTGCCGACACCCTGA
- a CDS encoding DUF58 domain-containing protein, producing MPSLLKKVRTTMAIHAHRHTHGILDGGYRSIFRGKSLDFDDLRDYVPGDEIRDIDWKATARHGSPLVRRYVAHRKHTVGLVVDTGRNMAAVTPSGELKKDLAIAASGVIGCLATDHGDLVGLVAGNAEHTRSLPARGGEAHLENLLRFIDAEVSLQAPDSDLAEQLRFIVRSTRRRMLLFVVADDRALGMGDDRLLRRLRAQHEIIWLSLDDADLMDPQPETPWWDVADGSRLPAALRDDAGLRRAYANAMHDRRMATGDMLRRLGIASERVGSEAQLIPQLLRLLEGHRHVQR from the coding sequence ATGCCGAGCCTACTGAAAAAGGTGAGGACCACGATGGCCATCCACGCCCACCGCCACACCCACGGCATCCTGGATGGCGGGTATCGCTCGATCTTCCGTGGCAAGAGTCTCGACTTCGATGACCTGCGGGATTACGTTCCCGGTGATGAAATCCGGGATATCGACTGGAAGGCGACCGCGCGCCACGGCTCTCCCCTGGTCAGACGATATGTCGCACATCGCAAGCACACCGTCGGTCTCGTCGTCGACACCGGCCGGAACATGGCAGCCGTGACGCCGTCCGGAGAACTGAAAAAGGACCTGGCGATAGCGGCCAGCGGCGTGATCGGCTGCCTTGCCACCGATCACGGCGACCTGGTCGGGCTCGTCGCAGGAAATGCCGAGCACACCCGATCCCTGCCCGCCAGGGGCGGCGAAGCGCATCTGGAGAACCTCCTACGGTTCATCGACGCCGAGGTCTCCCTGCAGGCCCCGGATAGCGACCTAGCCGAGCAGCTCCGCTTCATCGTCCGCTCCACGCGTCGCCGAATGCTGCTCTTCGTAGTAGCCGACGACCGAGCCCTCGGCATGGGCGACGACAGACTGCTCCGCCGTCTGCGGGCACAGCATGAAATCATCTGGCTCTCGCTCGACGACGCCGACCTGATGGATCCGCAGCCGGAGACGCCATGGTGGGACGTCGCGGACGGCAGCCGTCTCCCCGCAGCTCTACGCGACGATGCCGGACTGCGTCGGGCCTACGCCAACGCAATGCACGACCGGCGGATGGCGACAGGCGATATGCTGCGCCGGCTTGGCATCGCCAGCGAGCGCGTCGGCAGCGAGGCTCAGCTGATCCCGCAGCTGCTCAGACTCCTGGAAGGGCACCGGCATGTCCAGCGATAG